One genomic window of Brachionichthys hirsutus isolate HB-005 chromosome 22, CSIRO-AGI_Bhir_v1, whole genome shotgun sequence includes the following:
- the LOC137911004 gene encoding histone H4 codes for MSGRGKGGKGLGKGGAKRHRKVLRDNIQGITKPAIRRLARRGGVKRISGLIYEETRGVLKVFLENVIRDAVTYTEHAKRKTVTAMDVVYALKRQGRTLYGFGG; via the coding sequence ATGAGCGGAAGAGGAAAGGGCGGGAAAGGACTCGGTAAAGGAGGCGCCAAGCGGCACCGGAAAGTTCTCCGTGATAACATCCAGGGGATCACCAAGCCCGCCATCCGCCGCCTGGCTCGCCGCGGCGGCGTGAAGCGGATCTCCGGGCTGATCTACGAGGAGACCCGCGGGGTGCTGAAGGTGTTCCTGGAGAACGTGATCCGTGACGCCGTCACGTACACCGAGCACGCCAAGCGGAAGACCGTCACCGCCATGGACGTGGTGTACGCGCTGAAGAGGCAGGGACGCACGCTGTACGGCTTCGGGGGGTGA